A section of the Desulfurispora thermophila DSM 16022 genome encodes:
- a CDS encoding MBL fold metallo-hydrolase yields MSVVQVTEDIFLVQVPLPFRLNQVNCYVIIADGGWDIIDCGLNYAEAREAWMAALRELGGKFTDIKRIFLTHYHPDHYGLAGWLQEQSGASVYVHSAEKRSIEEVWKRGRTNYPLVGDMFKEHGMPEELADELVQDMLKMLPLVQPYPQCDFLTGNEELTMAGNIFRLLHTPGHSDGHVCYFCEREGILFSGDHLLPKISSNISLWPTSHPNPLEHFLRSLEIVGCLPVKSVLPAHGPVFSDCAKRVDELLCHHQQRLLQICRIMGRDEKTAFQICQALFGAGLNNHEQRFAMAETLSHLAYLESRARISSRHIGGKIFFRLTASFPE; encoded by the coding sequence ATGTCTGTAGTACAGGTAACCGAGGACATTTTTTTGGTCCAGGTTCCTCTACCATTTCGCCTAAACCAGGTTAATTGCTATGTAATTATTGCGGACGGGGGATGGGACATAATTGATTGTGGTTTGAACTACGCAGAGGCGCGCGAGGCCTGGATGGCAGCGCTGCGGGAATTGGGTGGCAAGTTTACTGATATCAAGCGAATTTTTTTAACTCACTACCACCCCGATCATTATGGCCTGGCCGGTTGGTTACAGGAGCAGAGCGGGGCATCGGTTTATGTCCACAGTGCGGAGAAACGCTCCATTGAAGAAGTTTGGAAGCGGGGGCGTACCAATTACCCCCTGGTGGGGGACATGTTCAAAGAGCACGGCATGCCCGAAGAGCTGGCGGATGAACTGGTGCAGGATATGTTAAAAATGCTGCCTCTGGTGCAACCTTACCCGCAATGCGATTTTCTGACCGGCAATGAGGAATTGACAATGGCGGGAAATATTTTTCGCTTGTTGCACACGCCGGGTCATTCCGACGGCCATGTTTGCTATTTTTGCGAGCGGGAGGGCATACTGTTTTCGGGCGATCACCTGCTGCCCAAAATATCGTCCAACATCAGCCTGTGGCCCACCTCTCACCCCAATCCCCTGGAGCACTTTTTGCGCTCGCTGGAGATTGTGGGCTGCCTGCCGGTAAAAAGTGTGCTCCCAGCCCATGGGCCGGTTTTCAGCGATTGTGCCAAACGGGTGGATGAACTCCTGTGCCACCACCAGCAAAGACTGCTGCAAATCTGTCGGATCATGGGGAGGGATGAAAAGACAGCTTTTCAGATTTGCCAGGCCCTGTTCGGTGCGGGTTTAAACAATCACGAACAACGTTTTGCCATGGCCGAGACACTGTCCCACCTGGCTTATCTGGAAAGCCGCGCTCGGATCAGCTCCCGGCACATTGGCGGGAAAATTTTCTTCCGCCTTACTGCCAGCTTTCCAGAGTGA
- a CDS encoding ATP-binding protein, translated as MRILGKSLRTQFLLILATLLLIPVLVMLYDIFFASKSDEIMLRDRETKLRSLIMTIVVPGIQDRLQKQHPAGDDWATDTAAGVKAIQTAFDEVAGPLVPSFPGVRIGLYLPESDQIFVQGFLHQYRKLSPEESREREKRIMEEAKTGLLAVVASKRPLARLTSSLNDETYEFLAPVFHNNRLVAVAWADERLHPIFAQSRSFRLLTRYISLSIFFLAALGALFFVHNLTAGVSKIKEGLMLMKTDLNKLLPDMPGEAGEITRAINAMAIALAQKEQLEEELRRSERLASLGRLVTGVAHELRNPIGVIKATVQVMEAEFKNQPEIQEFTSVIKEQVDRQNRVIQELLDFGRPHTPVVQPLCVNDILRRVLTFTSPMLRQHNIELVTELAEDMPMLSADPERMKQVFVNMILNAIQAMPRGGKLLIRTGQDGEQAFISFTDSGEGIAPENLAHIFEPFYTTKSQGTGLGLSISHQIVTSHGGRIHVSSTPGAGSTFTITLPLSGMSEEKEGAYI; from the coding sequence GTGCGTATTCTGGGCAAAAGTCTGCGCACACAATTTTTGTTAATACTGGCCACATTGCTCTTAATACCCGTTCTGGTAATGCTTTACGACATCTTTTTCGCCTCCAAAAGTGATGAAATCATGTTGCGCGACCGGGAAACCAAACTGCGTTCCCTGATCATGACCATTGTTGTACCCGGCATCCAGGACCGCCTGCAAAAACAACACCCGGCAGGTGATGACTGGGCAACCGATACTGCCGCCGGAGTCAAAGCAATCCAGACCGCTTTTGACGAGGTTGCCGGCCCACTGGTGCCCAGTTTTCCCGGGGTGCGCATCGGACTTTATCTGCCGGAAAGCGACCAGATATTCGTCCAGGGTTTCTTGCATCAATACCGCAAGCTCTCCCCGGAAGAAAGCCGGGAACGCGAGAAAAGGATCATGGAGGAGGCCAAAACCGGCCTGCTGGCCGTGGTGGCCAGCAAGCGTCCCCTGGCCCGTCTGACCAGCAGTTTAAATGACGAAACATACGAGTTTCTGGCCCCCGTCTTCCACAACAACAGACTGGTAGCCGTAGCCTGGGCGGATGAGCGCCTGCACCCCATCTTCGCCCAGAGCCGCAGTTTCCGTCTGCTAACCAGGTATATCTCCTTAAGCATTTTCTTCCTGGCTGCGCTGGGCGCTCTTTTCTTTGTCCACAACCTGACAGCCGGTGTGAGCAAAATTAAAGAAGGGCTCATGCTCATGAAGACCGATTTAAATAAACTGCTCCCCGATATGCCGGGAGAAGCCGGAGAAATCACCCGGGCCATCAATGCCATGGCCATCGCCCTGGCGCAAAAAGAACAGTTGGAAGAAGAGCTGCGCCGCTCGGAAAGGCTGGCTTCCCTGGGGCGGCTGGTCACCGGCGTGGCCCATGAGTTGCGCAACCCCATCGGTGTGATCAAAGCCACCGTCCAGGTTATGGAGGCCGAGTTTAAAAACCAACCCGAGATCCAGGAGTTTACCTCTGTAATCAAAGAACAGGTAGACAGGCAAAACCGGGTGATCCAGGAGTTGCTGGACTTCGGCCGCCCCCACACACCGGTTGTCCAGCCGCTGTGTGTGAATGACATATTAAGGCGTGTTTTAACATTTACTTCCCCCATGCTCAGACAGCACAACATAGAACTGGTCACCGAACTGGCGGAAGACATGCCCATGCTCAGCGCCGACCCGGAAAGAATGAAACAGGTTTTTGTCAACATGATCTTAAACGCCATCCAGGCCATGCCCCGGGGAGGCAAACTGCTCATCCGGACCGGACAGGACGGGGAGCAAGCCTTTATCTCTTTCACAGATAGCGGAGAGGGGATTGCCCCCGAAAACCTGGCCCACATTTTTGAACCCTTCTATACTACAAAATCCCAGGGCACCGGGCTGGGACTTTCCATCAGCCACCAGATCGTCACCTCGCACGGCGGCAGAATCCACGTCTCCAGCACGCCAGGCGCGGGCAGTACATTCACCATTACCCTGCCGCTTTCGGGTATGTCCGAGGAAAAGGAAGGTGCTTACATTTGA
- a CDS encoding sigma-54-dependent transcriptional regulator — translation MIPKILIIDDEEHMCWALERAMRQEGYQAISTTRVHQGLEMIKEQAPTLVILDLKMPEMDGLEVLKKARQMNPRLPVVMLTAHGSIETAIEAMKLGASDYLTKPFDLDELKLVIKQNLQVSQLASEVDFLRSELQKKYSQLIGQSPAMQEVLKLIDKVAQSNATVLITGESGTGKEVAAVTIHQHSPRRDGPFVPVNCAAIPDNLLESELFGHEKGAFTGALHRKPGRFELAHNGTLFLDEIAEMPLNMQAKLLRVLQEKTFERVGGTETLKVDVRVIAATNRNLKEAMEKGQFREDLYYRLNVIQINMPALRDRKEDIPLLANHFLSKFAPNGKISRISPAAMQLMTRYHWPGNIRELQNVIERAVIICQGQEITPADLPKELLVTSEQATRQNLLTIPDGGISLEELEKELIIKALEKSGGNQTRAAQLLGITRSALLYRSQKHGISLN, via the coding sequence TTGATCCCCAAAATACTGATCATTGATGACGAAGAGCACATGTGCTGGGCGCTGGAAAGAGCCATGCGCCAGGAAGGCTATCAGGCCATCAGCACCACCCGGGTGCACCAGGGGCTGGAAATGATCAAAGAGCAAGCCCCCACCCTGGTTATTCTGGATCTGAAGATGCCCGAAATGGACGGACTGGAAGTATTGAAAAAGGCGCGCCAGATGAATCCCCGCCTGCCGGTGGTCATGCTCACGGCCCACGGCAGCATTGAAACCGCCATTGAAGCCATGAAACTGGGGGCATCTGATTACCTGACCAAACCGTTCGATTTGGATGAGCTCAAGCTGGTGATCAAGCAAAACCTGCAGGTATCCCAACTGGCCAGCGAGGTGGACTTTTTACGCTCCGAACTGCAAAAAAAATACAGCCAGTTGATCGGACAGAGCCCGGCCATGCAGGAAGTGCTCAAACTGATCGATAAAGTGGCCCAGAGCAACGCCACTGTATTGATTACCGGCGAAAGCGGCACCGGCAAGGAAGTGGCGGCCGTGACCATTCACCAGCACAGCCCGCGCCGGGATGGTCCCTTTGTACCGGTGAACTGCGCCGCTATTCCCGATAATTTGCTGGAAAGCGAACTTTTTGGCCATGAAAAAGGAGCCTTTACCGGTGCCCTGCACCGCAAACCGGGCCGTTTTGAACTGGCCCACAACGGAACCTTGTTTCTGGATGAGATTGCCGAAATGCCTTTGAACATGCAGGCCAAACTGTTGCGGGTACTCCAGGAAAAAACATTTGAAAGGGTGGGCGGGACGGAAACCTTAAAAGTGGATGTGCGCGTAATTGCCGCCACCAACCGCAACCTAAAAGAGGCGATGGAAAAGGGCCAGTTTCGCGAAGATTTGTATTACCGGCTCAATGTGATTCAGATTAACATGCCCGCTTTGCGAGACAGGAAGGAAGATATTCCCCTGCTGGCCAACCATTTCTTGAGCAAATTTGCCCCCAATGGCAAAATCAGCCGCATCTCGCCCGCCGCCATGCAACTGATGACCAGGTACCACTGGCCCGGCAACATCCGGGAACTGCAAAATGTTATTGAACGGGCGGTAATTATCTGTCAGGGCCAGGAAATCACCCCGGCTGATCTGCCCAAGGAACTGCTGGTCACCTCGGAGCAGGCTACCCGGCAAAATTTGCTCACCATCCCGGACGGCGGCATATCGTTGGAGGAACTGGAAAAAGAACTGATTATCAAAGCCCTGGAGAAAAGCGGCGGCAACCAGACCAGGGCTGCCCAACTGCTGGGCATTACCCGTTCCGCCCTTCTGTACCGCAGCCAGAAGCACGGCATCAGTTTGAACTGA
- a CDS encoding sulfite exporter TauE/SafE family protein, with the protein MLLTALLGLSAGLLASFINNAISIMLVPLLLSLQFSPAAAVALACTYHFTHTATGHITAQVKPPAMRRVALVTGIVALPAIWAGQHLLTILSQMSHGTVAFLVLYSAGIMIFIASNMRQFLFYCRNGYYQDNPLPPAGLFWPFLSLAAPGAVGLQYITVGRVALVALILGVLTGFSGMGPGLLGLAAGMYLLGLPANLSRNTENIAGILIYGSVLLLTIAQGSLNNLPALLTLLISSALGRQIGCFWSEKHPLHHRQAAEICFTTITSGTILLTYLPGIAVKLPDHLPVYAALACTPLLLLGSGLLSAQKNQAKVSPPPVTGQTVTGSTSLIDP; encoded by the coding sequence ATGCTACTAACCGCACTGCTGGGACTGAGCGCGGGTTTGCTGGCCAGCTTTATAAATAACGCTATTTCTATAATGCTGGTACCATTATTACTCAGCCTGCAATTCAGCCCGGCCGCCGCCGTAGCCCTGGCCTGCACTTATCACTTTACCCACACAGCGACCGGACATATCACAGCTCAAGTCAAACCACCGGCCATGCGCCGGGTGGCATTGGTAACCGGCATTGTCGCTTTACCCGCCATCTGGGCCGGGCAACACCTGCTAACCATCTTGAGCCAGATGTCCCACGGCACTGTCGCCTTTCTGGTACTGTACAGCGCTGGTATAATGATATTCATTGCCAGCAACATGCGACAGTTTTTGTTTTACTGCCGTAACGGCTATTACCAGGATAACCCCCTGCCACCCGCAGGGCTTTTCTGGCCTTTCCTATCCCTGGCCGCTCCGGGTGCAGTCGGGCTGCAATACATTACCGTTGGTCGGGTAGCCCTGGTCGCCCTAATCCTGGGAGTGCTGACCGGCTTCAGCGGCATGGGGCCGGGCCTGCTGGGTCTGGCGGCAGGCATGTATCTACTCGGCCTACCGGCAAATTTATCCCGCAATACGGAAAACATAGCCGGCATACTCATCTACGGTTCTGTGCTCCTGCTGACCATAGCCCAGGGCAGCTTGAACAATTTACCGGCTTTGCTCACCCTGCTGATATCCTCGGCCCTGGGAAGACAGATCGGCTGTTTCTGGAGCGAAAAGCACCCTCTGCACCACAGACAGGCAGCGGAAATCTGCTTCACAACCATTACAAGTGGTACAATTTTATTAACATACTTGCCCGGCATCGCCGTAAAACTGCCCGACCATTTACCCGTGTATGCCGCCCTGGCCTGCACCCCTCTGCTTTTACTCGGGAGCGGCTTGCTGTCTGCACAAAAAAACCAGGCCAAAGTCAGTCCCCCACCGGTCACAGGTCAAACGGTTACCGGCTCCACCAGCCTAATTGACCCCTAA